One stretch of Plodia interpunctella isolate USDA-ARS_2022_Savannah chromosome 10, ilPloInte3.2, whole genome shotgun sequence DNA includes these proteins:
- the Fitm gene encoding acyl-coenzyme A diphosphatase FITM2, producing MTSRGSFKNSRMNFKVQNDQPEGKGTKPIREASSITEILVLMIVHICKKLLFFDTNLKIALYLGALFLLSLIADVLTFPKTYFSRSDNVFNQYFVKIGWFWTLFLTVPYVLLTSYTTCCGKRKLIVTGHMLRLFIATIFWYSWTTLFNIIETKYGRCNSKSFDNKITCLKNGHFWNGFDISGHCFILIYSSLVMIEEAKSINGWERIKDYIRDERYSRSVDDKSVSTNPLKNINADELEVLRVSYDNFTPYVRAFLIAISLLQLLWDVMLVSTILYYHIMVEKFISGVIAILTWFVTYRVWYTIPNIVPNLPGDGIFKYNKDKITGTPIPKKKMSTSNGKHFMGMPLNKSQDDPTSEEAR from the coding sequence ATGACAAGCAGaggaagttttaaaaattctcgTATGAATTTTAAAGTACAAAATGACCAGCCAGAGGGAAAAGGTACTAAACCTATCCGAGAAGCCTCATCTATAACTGAAATTCTCGTGTTAATGATTGTGCACATTTGTAAGAAGTTACTATTCTTTGataccaatttaaaaatagccCTGTACTTAGGTGctctatttttattgtctcTCATAGCTGATGTTTTAACATTTCCAAAAACATACTTTTCAAGAAGTGACAACGTATTCAATcagtattttgttaaaattggaTGGTTTtggacattatttttaacagtGCCTTACGTATTGTTGACATCATATACCACATGCTGTGGTAAACGAAAACTAATCGTCACAGGTCACATGCTGAGACTATTTATTGCTACAATTTTCTGGTATTCTTGGACAACTCTTTTTAACATTATAGAAACTAAATATGGAAGATGCAACTCAAAAAGTttcgataataaaataacatgtttGAAAAATGGACATTTCTGGAATGGATTTGATATATCTGggcattgttttatattgatatattctAGCTTGGTAATGATAGAAGAAGCCAAATCCATCAATGGCTGGGAACGTATCAAAGATTATATCAGAGATGAAAGGTATTCTAGAAGTGTGGACGATAAATCTGTAAGCACAAATCCtcttaaaaacataaatgcaGATGAATTGGAAGTATTGAGAGTGTCTTATGACAATTTTACTCCTTATGTGAGAGCATTTCTTATTGCTATATCATTGTTGCAGTTGCTTTGGGATGTCATGCTAGTTTCCACAATATTGTATTATCACATTATGGTTGAGAAATTTATTAGTGGAGTAATAGCAATTCTGACTTGGTTTGTGACTTATAGAGTTTGGTACACTATACCAAATATTGTTCCAAATCTCCCAGGTGAtggcatatttaaatataataaagacaaaatCACAGGAACTCCTAtaccaaaaaaaaagatgAGCACATCAAatggaaaacattttatggGAATGCCACTGAATAAAAGTCAAGATGATCCAACTAGTGAAGAAGCAAGATAA
- the LOC128673229 gene encoding chromobox protein homolog 5-like: MRKISKSRTEDDVVSSTNGSVVNEEPVDTTNEPTLNDSEEKEMSEDVEADRSSLTHSDIAPKKNSQKGKSKKKKSKVEKEDDVEEEYEVDKVVDSKKIKGKLHYLIRWKGYSADSDTWEPENTLSCPELISKFHDEKENSKNKESKSSKKKNLKRKSTKKETKTSKRPKTNWDSEKADENAEYEVDRILEVHHKKNGNREFLIHWKGWSSKFDSWEPENHLNCPDLIKKFMEKVGAARATETRNLRVAPETTNRFTLQAPSSGRRLSKRCGQRQRVRYDNAE; this comes from the exons atgcGGAAAATATCAAAGAGTCGTACAGAGGACGATGTGGTATCGTCAACAAATGGATCTGTTGTTAATGAAGAACCCGTTGATACAACAAATGAACCCACGCTAAACGATTCTGAAGAAAAGGAGATGTCAGAAGATGTCGAAGCTGATCGAAGTAGCCTTACTCACTCTGATATTGCTCCTAAAAAAAACTCTCAAAAAGGTAAATCGAAAAAAAAGAAGTCCAAAGTAGAGAAAGAAGATGATGTCGAGGAAGAATATGag GTGGACAAAGTTGTTGATTCAAAGAAGATAAAAGGAAAACTGCATTACTTGATACGCTGGAAGGGTTATTCAGCTGACAGTGATACTTGGGAGCCAGAGAATACACTTTCCTGTCCAGAGTTAATAAGTAAATTCCATGATGAG AAAGAAAATTCAAAGAATAAGGAAAGTAAGTCATCTAAGAAAAAGAATCTTAAGAgaaaatctacaaaaaaagaaactaaaacaAGTAAGAGACCTAAAACAAACTGGGATAGTGAGAAGGCCGATGAAAATGCAGAATATGAA GTTGATCGAATTTTAGAAGTTCACCACAAGAAAAATGGCAATAGGGAATTTCTTATCCATTGGAAAGGTTGGTCAAGCAAATTTGATTCCTGGGAACCAGAGAATCATCTAAATTGTCCTgatctaataaaaaagtttatggAGAAG GTTGGTGCTGCACGAGCAACTGAAACAAGGAACTTAAGGGTGGCTCCAGAAACTACTAATCGTTTCACTCTACAAGCTCCATCTTCAGGACGAAGGTTGAGCAAAAGATGTGGTCAACGCCAAcg tGTTCGCTACGACAATGCAGaatga